The proteins below come from a single Drosophila suzukii chromosome X, CBGP_Dsuzu_IsoJpt1.0, whole genome shotgun sequence genomic window:
- the trr gene encoding histone-lysine N-methyltransferase trr isoform X1, translating to MNIPKVTTSLGAAEKAKPERVASVAAAAFNAVSLQKRSGADDPAIPSEDPSRKKARTDLAFGTPVPAPSLPAKASAAPPQQLLYQRAGQQVKAQVKGAPDPQDAQSEDGAWDARDQQIIVCNLGPGTEMGAIKAEDADKQSEFRVTPMCSLPNPLPSRTPAFASFTKKEGASSSASSSSSTASVISIEPSGSGQDHADNPGKAADLDYVQMPATGADNILTVGNATGTGNQTGTPIGPTSTIILNANNGATAVSGAGTTTILTQKPGHTNYNIFNSTATGSQTPTTTLLNRVNLHPKMKTQLVVNAKKLAEVTQTTAKVSIGNKTISVPLLKPRMSASGAATAGGATIVESKQLLQPGGQVTTVMSAAQPGGGQQVHQHGHPHAHHNFTKLIKRVPKNPGTLVAFTGLQIKQATKIVATKVVSKKMSLQLQQQQLQQLQVTSGGGLAPPTGSIVTITTTNPSQTYAMVQDASALGAASHSEEDSPAPRKITAYSENLQKILNKSKSQDASVGPEEFANINSVVIKPLDKNTLNCPPSFNIFKQQQPAQSQTISAVGSGPGTPVTFTMTPASGSASDLATTSTVSVSAGTICINSPMMGSRPIISIQNKNISLVLSKTTMAQQKPKMITTTTLASQSALQMHHALVQDSSADKTGSSAASGSATSGAAAAVAASMQLNTLAKLSVSLAPEGVKLEEIAGETKAKLLVKQEAAVKDTTVTPSSEQERSEELSTPEKRLNANTTMTPINQVQNQVANQIQMATPTSTASNPSTPNPPANATATPINNQRSGTEDSNNALLKQLLQNSSSSHTLSLPSTHVGSASTTAPLSARKVINVRAPSMGKVSSLEAQLARPVIPPVPAATQAAGSSSGKSVATSTTTTTVASGGQQVATASVTGTPVTAVAITTPGLGGEPKLEQKADQPVVVATIQNQNQNHPPPPPPPPQQQQQQPQQSQQQLQQMPHQVKQTVQIVSKETSFISGPVASNKLVTEATSKPTELLPPPPYELATAPISNVTISISTKQAAPKELQMKPKAIAMSLPMEHGEESLPEQAEPPPHSEQGVTVAGGVSHTGGTVVSAQWSNSNHIEGGVGATKIPFKTGEAQKRKLPMHPQLDEKQLQQQVEIPMGASLPATPTGQTGPEKVQLISTLASYVKKPGGPGEAQPIQNQSQGQVQMQAQMQAAMQGQLAGQIPGQISGHVPGQIPAQMHLQVQHQLHVAVHPQQQQQQQQHHQQQASTIPVSIPGQGAGPVPVPTIEPKTGDQRKRRKREVQKPRRTNLNAGQAAGTVKDMTGTLPAGAMVQLAGMPPGTQYIQGATPGTGHVITSSTGQAGVTLGGFGNVPGAGSSPMLKKRVRKFSKVEEDHDAFTEKLLTHIRQMHPLQVLEPHLNRNFHFLIGSNEASAGGSPSSNSSTTSASGSSSAGGGKMKGGSLGTRGWPLSRHLEGLEDCDGAILGRFGRVSLPGIPSLYDSERFGGSGGLVGGSAANRSPSPSASPGADKMLPMSSIQNDFYDQEFSTHMERNPRERLVRHIGAVKDSNMETTDLVESEGVAAWAAFPRLTRYPGLILLNGNSRCHGRMSPVALPEDPVTMRVPVSPLLRSCGEELRKAQQLELGMGSLGNNNNNNYQQKNQNVILALPASASENIAGVLRDLANLLHLAPALTCKIIEDKTGDKLEDQFMDQDDEKHRNDFKRPLTVSHGHLRKILSGRRKLCRSCGNVVHATGLRVPRHSVPALEEQLPRLAQLMDLLPRKSAPPPFVYFCDRTCFARFKWTGKEGQAEAASLLLQPAGGSTATFSTGESPSRSNTSSTALAETVVKQEPEDETVDQTQGVPTGGTPTNIPVQRKCIVKCFSADCFATDSMAVKLEFDGSAGTGTGGTGPANNTVWETEATGLQLEDTRQCVFCNQRGDGQADGPSRLLNFDVDKWVHLNCALWSNGVYETVSGALMNFQTALQAGLNQSCSACHQLGATIKCFKSRCNSLYHLPCAIREECVFYKNKSVHCSAHGHAHAGIAMGAGAGAAAGGGAAGSVAENELSSLVVHRRVFVDRDENRQVATVMHYSELSNLLRVGNMTFLNVGQLLPHQLEAFHTPHYIYPIGYKVSRYYWCVLRPNRRCRYICSIAEAGCKPEFRILVQDAGDKEPEREFRDSSPSAVWQQILQPITRLRKVHKWLQLFPQHISGEDLFGLTEPAIVRILESLPGIETLTDYRFKYGRNPLLEFPLAINPSGAARTEPKQRQLLVWRKPHTQRTAGSCSTQRMANSAAIAGEVACPYSKQFVHSKSSQYKKMKQEWRNNVYLARSKIQGLGLYAARDIEKHTMIIEYIGEVIRTEVSEIREKQYESKNRGIYMFRLDEDRVVDATLSGGLARYINHSCNPNCVTEIVEVDRDVRIIIFAKRKIYRGEELSYDYKFDIEDESHKIPCACGAPNCRKWMN from the exons ATGAATATACCGAAGGTGACAACATCGCTTGGTGCCGCCGAAAAGGCGAAACCCGAACGTGTAGCATCCGTGGCCGCTGCTGCCTTCAATGCGGTCAGCCTGCAGAAGCGCAGCGGCGCCGACGACCCGGCCATTCCGTCGGAGGATCCCTCGCGGAAGAAGGCCAGGACGGACCTTGCCTTCGGAACGCCAGTGCCAGCGCCCAGTTTGCCCGCCAAAGCGTCGGCCGCTCCGCCGCAGCAGCTCCTCTACCAGCGGGCTGGCCAGCAGGTTAAGGCGCAGGTGAAAGGTGCCCCGGATCCGCAGGATGCCCAGTCGGAGGACGGCGCCTGGGACGCCCGCGACCAGCAGATCATAGTGTGCAACCTCGGCCCCGGCACCGAGATGGGTGCCATCAAGGCGGAGGACGCGGACAAGCAGAGTGAGTTCAGAGTGACTCCAATGTGTAGTTTACCTAACCCTCTTCCTTCCCGAACACCAGCCTTCGCCAGCTTTACCAAAAAGGAGGGCGCCTCCTCGTCGgcgtcgtcctcctcctccaccgcCTCCGTCATCTCCATCGAGCCCAGCGGCTCGGGGCAGGATCATGCAGACAATCCCGGCAAGGCGGCGGACCTCGACTACGTGCAGATGCCAGCCACCGGCGCAGATAACATTCTGACCGTAGGGAATGCCACGGGGACGGGCAACCAAACGGGAACGCCCATTGGACCCACCTCCACCATAATTTTGAATGCCAACAATGGGGCCACCGCAGTCAGTGGAGCCGGCACCACCACGATCCTCACCCAGAAGCCCGGACACACCAACTACAATATCTTCAATAGCACGGCCACTGGCAGCCAAACACCCACCACAACGCTGCTGAACCGGGTGAATCTGCACCCCAAGATGAAGACCCAACTAGTAGTCAACGCCAAGAAGCTGGCGGAGGTCACACAGACCACGGCCAAGGTGTCCATTGGCAACAAGACAATATCGGTGCCGCTGCTCAAGCCGCGCATGAGCGCCAGTGGAGCGGCCACTGCCGGAGGAGCCACGATTGTGGAGAGTAAGCAGCTGCTGCAGCCAGGTGGTCAGGTGACCACTGTGATGAGTGCCGCGCAGCCGGGCGGTGGTCAGCAGGTGCACCAGCACGGCCATCCGCATGCACATCACAACTTCACCAAACTCATTAAGCGGGTGCCAAAAAATCCCGGCACCCTTGTCGCGTTCACGGGTCTGCAGATCAAACAGGCGACCAAGATTGTGGCCACCAAGGTGGTGAGCAAGAAGATGTCactgcagctgcagcagcagcaacttcAGCAGCTTCAAGTGACCAGCGGTGGTGGCTTGGCCCCGCCCACCGGCAGCATAGTGACCATCACCACCACCAATCCCAGCCAGACTTACGCAATGGTTCAGGATGCTTCGGCTTTGGGAGCAGCATCCCATTCGGAAGAAGATTCGCCGGCGCCTCGGAAGATCACCGCCTACTCCGAGAACCTGCAGAAGATCCTCAACAAGAGCAAGTCCCAGGATGCGAGCGTTGGCCCAGAGGAGTTCGCCAACATCAACAGCGTTGTTATCAAGCCGCTGGACAAGAACACGCTCAACTGCCCGCCCAGCTTTAACATTTTCAAGCAGCAGCAGCCTGCCCAAAGTCAAACGATATCCGCTGTAGGCAGTGGACCAGGTACACCCGTGACGTTCACCATGACGCCGGCTTCAGGGAGTGCCTCAGATTTGGCCACCACCTCCACCGTCTCCGTGTCGGCGGGCACCATCTGCATTAACAGTCCGATGATGGGTTCGCGGCCCATCATCTCCATTCAGAACAAGAACATATCCCTGGTGCTGTCCAAGACGACGATGGCCCAGCAAAAACCGAAGATGATCACCACCACCACGTTGGCCAGCCAGTCGGCGCTGCAGATGCACCATGCCCTGGTTCAGGATTCGAGTGCAGATAAGACGGGATCTTCTGCAGCCTCTGGATCAGCCACCTCGGGTGCAGCCGCAGCCGTTGCAGCTTCAATGCAGCTGAACACGCTTGCAAAACTCAGCGTAAGTCTGGCCCCTGAAGGGGTCAAGCTGGAGGAGATTGCTGGCGAAACAAAAGCTAAGCTGCTGGTCAAACAGGAGGCCGCCGTGAAAGATACGACAGTTACTCCGTCGAGCGAACAGGAGCGCAGCGAGGAGCTTAGCACGCCGGAGAAGCGTTTAAACGCCAACACGACAATGACGCCTATTAACCAGGTGCAGAATCAGGTTGCAAATCAAATTCAGATGGCCACTCCTACCTCAACCGCTTCGAATCCCAGTACACCCAACCCTCCAGCAAATGCGACAGCCACACCGATCAACAATCAACGTTCAGGAACTGAGGATTCGAATAACGCACTGCTAAAGCAACTGCTTcaaaacagcagcagcagtcaCACCCTCAGTCTCCCCTCGACCCACGTTGGCTCCGCTTCCACGACGGCACCTCTCTCCGCCCGCAAGGTGATCAATGTGCGAGCGCCTAGCATGGGGAAGGTCAGTAGCTTGGAGGCGCAACTGGCACGTCCGGTGATTCCGCCGGTGCCAGCTGCTACGCAAGCGGCGGGTAGTAGTAGCGGCAAGTCGGTGGCCACTTCAACCACAACTACAACGGTAGCCAGTGGAGGCCAGCAGGTAGCCACCGCCTCAGTGACTGGAACACCAGTTACGGCTGTCGCCATCACCACACCTGGATTGGGAGGAGAACCAAAGCTAGAGCAGAAAGCGGATCAGCCTGTTGTGGTTGCAACTATCCAGAATCAGAACCAAAACCatccgccaccaccaccacctcctccgcaacagcagcagcagcaacctCAGCAATCacagcagcagctgcaacAGATGCCCCACCAAGTCAAGCAGACAGTGCAGATTGTGTCCAAGGAAACATCGTTTATCTCTGGACCCGTTGCATCCAATAAACTCGTGACGGAGGCCACTTCAAAGCCGACTGAACTGCTGCCTCCTCCGCCCTACGAACTGGCCACGGCTCCCATATCGAATGTGACCATATCCATATCAACAAAGCAAGCGGCGCCCAAGGAGCTGCAGATGAAGCCAAAGGCAATAGCCATGTCGCTTCCCATGGAGCATGGCGAAGAATCGCTGCCGGAGCAAGCCGAACCGCCACCTCATTCAGAGCAGGGAGTCACTGTAGCAGGAGGAGTATCTCACACCGGGGGAACAGTTGTGTCTGCGCAATGGAGCAATAGTAACCACATAGAGGGAGGTGTGGGAGCCACAAAGATACCTTTCAAGACTGGCGAGGCCCAGAAACGCAAGCTGCCCATGCATCCGCAGCTGGACGAAAAGCAGCTCCAGCAACAGGTGGAGATTCCCATGGGTGCCTCTCTGCCAGCCACACCGACTGGACAAACTGGACCGGAAAAAGTACAGCTCATCTCGACGCTTGCCAGTTATGTTAAGAAACCCGGCGGACCTGGCGAGGCGCAACCGATTCAGAACCAGAGCCAGGGCCAGGTACAGATGCAGGCGCAAATGCAGGCGGCCATGCAGGGTCAGCTGGCTGGACAGATCCCCGGGCAGATCTCTGGGCACGTCCCTGGCCAAATACCCGCACAAATGCACCTGCAAGTGCAGCATCAGCTTCATGTGGCGGTACAtccccagcagcaacagcagcagcaacagcaccacCAACAACAAGCTTCGACGATCCCAGTATCAATTCCTGGACAAGGTGCAGGGCCCGTCCCCGTGCCCACCATTGAGCCCAAGACGGGGGACCAAAGAAAGCGCCGCAAACGGGAGGTTCAGAAGCCAAGGCGCACGAATTTAAACGCCGGACAGGCGGCTGGAACTGTTAAGGATATGACAGGTACGCTGCCAGCAGGTGCAATGGTCCAACTGGCAGGAATGCCGCCGGGAACACAGTACATCCAGGGGGCGACACCAGGCACTGGTCATGTGATCACCAGCAGCACCGGACAAGCAGGAGTTACTCTTGGAGGATTTGGGAACGTTCCCGGAGCCGGTTCCTCGCCGATGCTCAAGAAGCGAGTGCGCAAATTTTCCAAGGTGGAGGAGGATCACGATGCATTTACCGAAAAGCTCCTCACCCACATCCGACAAATGCACCCGCTCCAAGTTCTGGAGCCGCACTTGAATCGCAACTTCCACTTTCTTATCGGAAGCAACGAGGCCTCTGCTGGTGGTTCACCCTCCTCCAACAGTTCCACGACGTCGGCCAGCGGATCATCTTCAGCTGGTGGAGGTAAAATGAAGGGAGGATCTCTGGGAACTCGAGGCTGGCCGCTGAGCAGGCATTTGGAGGGTCTGGAGGACTGTGATGGCGCTATCCTAGGCCGCTTTGGACGAGTGAGTCTGCCTGGGATTCCTTCGTTGTACGACAGCGAACGCTTCGGCGGAAGTGGAGGCCTGGTGGGAGGATCGGCTGCTAACCGTTCGCCGTCGCCATCCGCGTCTCCGGGAGCGGATAAGATGCTACCCATGTCTAGCATCCAGAACGATTTTTACGACCAGGAGTTCTCCACGCATATGGAGCGCAATCCTCGCGAGCGCCTGGTACGACACATTGGTGCCGTTAAGGATAGCAATATGGAGACCACAGACCTGGTGGaaagcgagggtgtggctgcgtGGGCGGCTTTCCCGCGACTCACCCGCTATCCAGGATTAATACTGCTTAATGGGAACAGCCGGTGCCACGGACGGATGTCGCCGGTCGCGTTGCCGGAGGATCCCGTGACCATGCGGGTGCCCGTGTCGCCGCTACTTCGATCCTGTGGCGAGGAACTGCGCAAGGCACAGCAACTGGAGCTGGGCATGGGATCCCTGGgcaataataacaacaataacTACCAGCAGAAGAACCAGAATGTGATACTCGCACTGCCCGCCTCGGCTTCTGAGAACATTGCCGGCGTGCTACGGGATCTGGCCAATCTGCTGCACCTGGCGCCCGCCCTCACTTGCAAGATCATTGAGGACAAGACGGGCGACAAGTTGGAGGACCAATTTATGGATCAAGACGATGAGAAGCACCGGAACGACTTCAAGCGACCGCTGACCGTGAGTCATGGACATCTGCGGAAGATCCTCAGTGGACGCCGAAAATTGTGTCGCAGCTGTGGGAACGTTGTCCATGCAACTGGGCTGCGAGTTCCCCGGCACAGTGTTCCTGCGCTGGAGGAGCAGTTGCCCCGGCTGGCCCAACTAATGGATTTGCTGCCCAGGAAATCTGCTCCACCACCGTTTGTTTACTTCTGCGATCGCACCTGCTTTGCGAGATTCAAGTGGACCGGAAAGGAGGGTCAGGCGGAGGCGGCTAGTCTGCTGCTTCAGCCAGCGGGTGGCTCCACCGCTACCTTCTCCACCGGCGAATCGCCCAGCAGATCCAACACCAGCTCCACGGCCCTGGCGGAAACAGTGGTCAAACAAGAACCAGAGGACGAGACAGTAGACCAAACGCAGGGTGTACCCACTGGTGGCACCCCCACCAATATCCCCGTGCAGCGCAAGTGCATCGTGAAGTGCTTCAGTGCCGATTGCTTTGCAACGGACTCAATGGCCGTCAAACTGGAGTTCGATGGATCGGCAGGAACGGGAACTGGTGGGACGGGACCGGCCAATAATACAGTTTGGGAAACCGAGGCTACTGGACTGCAGCTGGAGGACACCCGGCAGTGCGTTTTCTGCAATCAGCGGGGCGACGGCCAGGCGGATGGACCCTCGCGACTGCTCAACTTCGATGTCGATAAATGG GTTCACCTTAACTGTGCCCTCTGGTCCAACGGCGTCTATGAGACGGTGTCCGGTGCGCTGATGAACTTCCAGACGGCTCTGCAGGCGGGACTGAACCAGTCGTGCAGTGCCTGCCACCAACTGGGCGCCACCATCAAGTGCTTCAAGTCGCGCTGCAACAGCCTGTACCACCTGCCGTGCGCGATTCGCGAAGAGTGCGTCTTCTACAAGAACAAGTCCGTCCACTGCAGTGCCCATGGTCATGCCCATGCCGGCATCGCTATGGGAGCCGGGGCAGGCGCCGCGGCTGGCGGAGGAGCGGCAGGATCTGTGGCTGAAAATGAACTGAGCTCGCTGGTCGTCCATCGCAGGGTGTTCGTCGATCGGGATGAGAACCGCCAGGTGGCCACCGTCATGCACTACTCGGAGCTGAGCAACCTGCTTCGCGTAGGCAACATGACGTTTCTGAACGTGGGTCAGCTGCTTCCCCATCAGCTGGAGGCCTTTCATACGCCCCACTACATCTATCCCATTGGCTATAAGGTG AGTCGCTACTACTGGTGCGTGCTGCGACCAAATCGTAGGTGCCGATACATTTGCAGCATCGCGGAGGCCGGCTGCAAGCCCGAGTTCCGCATCCTGGTGCAGGACGCCGGCGACAAGGAGCCGGAGCGCGAGTTCCGCGACAGTTCACCCTCAGCGGTGTGGCAGCAGATCCTGCAGCCGATCACGCGGCTGCGCAAGGTGCACAAGTGGCTGCAGCTTTTCCCGCAGCACATCAGTGGCGAGGATCTGTTTGGCCTAACGGAACCGGCCATTGTGCGTATCCTGGAAAGTCTGCCGGGCATTGAGACCCTAACCGATTACCGCTTCAAGTACGGCCGCAACCCGCTGCTGGAGTTCCCGCTGGCTATCAATCCGTCCGGAGCGGCACGCACAGAGCCCAAGCAACGCCAGCTGCTCGTCTGGCGGAAACCGCACACACAGCGAACGGCCGGCAGCTGCAGCACCCAGCGGATGGCCAACTCGGCAGCTATTGCCGGCGAGGTGGCCTGTCCCTACAGCAAGCAGTTCGTCCACTCGAAGAGCTCCCAGTACAAAAAGATGAAGCAGGAGTGGCGCAACAACGTCTACTTGGCCAG GTCCAAGATCCAGGGGTTGGGCTTGTATGCCGCTCGGGACATAGAGAAACACACCATGATCATAGAGTACATTGGCGAGGTCATCCGCACCGAGGTCTCCGAGATACGCGAGAAGCAGTACGAGTCCAAG AACCGCGGCATCTACATGTTCCGGCTGGATGAGGATCGTGTGGTGGACGCCACTCTGAGCGGTGGCTTGGCGCGCTACATCAACCACTCGTGCAATCCCAATTGTGTGACGGAGATCGTGGAGGTCGATCGCGACGTGCGGATCATAATATTCGCCAAGCGAAAGATCTATCGCGGCGAGGAG CTATCGTACGACTACAAGTTCGACATCGAGGACGAGTCGCACAAGATACCGTGTGCCTGCGGAGCGCCCAACTGTCGCAAGTGGATGAACTAG